The following DNA comes from Anastrepha obliqua isolate idAnaObli1 chromosome 1, idAnaObli1_1.0, whole genome shotgun sequence.
ATCCACCTGGTCTCTATCCTCAGGCCCTTCAATTTGTCCTAGTAAAACCAAAATGCttcatatatgtaaaaaacGGGAGTTTCCCCCTTCTTCCCTTACCTTCAATGGCGTAAATGTTGTAAATACAGGTAATCTTAAGTTTATTGGTATTATATTCGATCCCAAATATTCCTTCCATCAGCACTGTAAATATGTTAGGGAAAAACtataagttaagttaaatattattaaatacttaTCAAGCAAACGCTCGCTAATTAACTCAACTCTTCTGATTAACGTGGTGAAAGCCCTCATCCTATCAACCATTAATTACGGACTAGCTGTTTATGGATTACACGCCAAACAAAACCTAAAGGTGCTTGCTGCCGCCTACCATGCCGCAGTACGCAGATCCATACGCGCCTTTCCGACATCGCTCATAAAGGCCATTCTTGCCGAATCGGGCCTTCCGTCTCTATACGACAACATGGAggacaaaatattcaggctCTATCCAAAGCTTACTCAAAGCCTCAACCTTCTTATTGGCAAAGACTTTCAATCTGCAACCTCACGCGTATCTACACCAAAAATACCCTCATCAATACACACCTGCACCTTATTTGCTGAACATGCGGAACTGCGCTCTAAACTACACACTCTGCGGTACATCAATCAGCCACCGTGGGCGGTCAGCAAAAAATCTTTTATCAACGACCTAGTTAATTTACGGAAAGAGAATACTCCAAACGCCGCTTACAGGGCCAAGTTCGCCGAATCTATCGCAGACTACAATTTAACGGGTGGAAATTGATTTTTACTGACGAGTAAAAGGGATCCCACACTTCCTACGCAGTGGTAAAAGAAAATCAGGAAGTTATCGCGTACGGCCTTCTATTTTCATTCTGCTCTATTTTCACCGCTGAAGCAACCGCCATATTACAAGCCATTCAATACTGCGCCAAAAGTAAGGCTAAGCATATAATTTGCTCCGACAGTTTTTTCTGCTTCCAAgccattaaaaacaacaaaaaatcaagcaaaataatCGACAGTATCAAAAACATACCATACTAATAACCCATCGGAGTAGCATCAAAATTATATGGATACCTGGGCACTGCGGCATCCAGGGTAACACACTGGCAGATACAATTGCCAAAGACATGTGCATTACACCAACAGTCACATCAGAAGTCATCCTACCTAGCGACATACACCGATTTATTCATGAACAGAGGCAAACTAAGTTACTTCGTGAATGGTCGTATTACAAACACCATTATTCCAACATCAACCCCAAACGTTCAAAACCTGCCTATCCAACATCGGTACCCACCAAACACATTACCCCATACACACGACTCCGTATTGGGCACACCATAATTACCAGCGTACACCTATTACAGGGTACTACATCCAACACCTGCCCCTTCTGCCAACCATCACCTACTGGTATCCTGCCCAGAACTTGCTTCTCAAAGGCATCACCACTTCAGCAACACAGATCCTCTTCTACTTCTAAAAGAAGCCActgaagaaaacatcaaaaatatttacaaatttctgaAGGACACCGACCTACTCCGTCGTATCTGATTCAACATATAGTACAGCACCAGAcagccgaaagcctctgctgctagcgctgcgtttgcttagtttacttttaattttattatcatgtaagctttaaaaaaaaaaaaataaaaaaaaaaatttaagttaagaactaaaaataattacatacaaaagtaaaaaaaattgtagaccgCCTTAATTAAAGTATATGTAGGAATATAACTAGtaaacaaaaactacaacaaaaatatatatgcacatatttcgaGAACCCAATGgtactttttattcaaataaaaaacaaatgtcaaTCAATTCGGCGAACGTCGTATAACTATTATATTAGGGTGGTTCTTATTTgacctgaattttttttttttttttcatttttctcacgTCTATTCTACGACATAGTAAAGTTATATAGCTGCACATGCAAAGGACGGTGtcatcgaaaaacaaaaacgcaaaacAACTACATTTTGaggtattttttataattagtgCTTCCAAATTTAATACGCGGCACTTAATTTTTAtgagtttgtttaatttaagcTCAAAAACCTTAACATCACAATATTAGCAAGTCCttcattgaatattttcaatcaagtactttttctttcttttgttcgtttgtttattTGAAGTCTTTGACGTCAACTGGTTGTCAAAATAGCGAAAAATAGAGTCGAGCTTTTCGGAAGGCGCCACCTTTAGAATTCTGTATACCGTGAATAAGaatcactttttataaaaacaaaatacatgcaaAAGTTGTTACTAAGATAGCAGCTTCCCAATCCGCCGTGATGTCACTGCTGCggaaaaacaagcaaaaggaagtTGGTTTAGTTGTTTGTGAAGGGGATGAGTAAACGAAAACATGTGGAAACTGCCAatcataattatttaaataattgatacatatacatatatgtatgtaaataatttcttacgttCGCTGGATGGATATTTGTACAACTACACTATTTTTTGCTTTACTATAgaattgagaaacatttttgaaaatataaacattgttttatatggaaaaaacgtTATACACGCATATAACTCATCGAAACTTAAAAAGAATGATACAAAagctatcacaaaaaaattaagtaattaaaaaccaaaaagtaaGGTTTATGAGTGTATTGTATTGCTCGATAAACTTTACAAAGAGCTCCtcgtggtttttgttgttgtagcagcaaaaacattccgCATACGttacgcatatgtacatatggataATAATGCCAGGGTCGtcccggttacgtagaaccgactgtcgtgagaaTGAATAGAACATCCTTCCGCTTGGGCGGCATTCGGCGGCGCTTCAAGAAAATAACCCtaatcagtccaactccggctacgccaTCCAAAGTATTTTTGCATAGAACTTACATTTTATGAATTGAAGTGAAGCTGAGAAGaaattatgtatattataatGTGCCAAACTGTAGTGAAGTTCCCGAAGGCACTTTGAAGACAAATAATTGCAAACTATCATTTCCGCAATATTGGGAGTTATAAAGGTTGTTCAGGAACTACtcaacatctccaccaagtttcattaaataaatcatttgccCAAAAATTACCCATGTGACATTATACTTAACCCCAACCAATAAGAGTAATAAATGTATGCCTATTtccgaaatttacaaaaaattcatttttctaactgagttttttaataaattagtaTACAGAaatgttttatcatttgaaattaaattaatgtttgGACTATTGACTCCAAGTgtgtgttaaaatttttgaatcgtTTCACACATTTGGACACAGTAACCCAAAGCCCTTGGTAATTaactaaaagtacgttcacatatgcagtaattagcaataaatccacaaaaattaatattcccCTTCACacatggcagattacctgcaaaattgacaatcaaacaaaaattgtattgtaattatgtttacagacttATTTTCTTTGCTGGCGTGCATTTcatttataatacgttcacatgtaagtagatgatctactttttcgtgcttaactcccggtccgtaattaaaaaacgagatttcccataccaaatttctctcccaaaatctgagataaAATAATCCaagataataaccatactttttgacatacaaccctgtattttctgtgtaatagatcattatttttacgcgtatacacaaaaaaacatcaaagtaaaaactaaataataccTTGGGCGAACGCTCATGCATCCATATAAGTGTGCAAGTATAGTTATTAtctatgattaaaaaatcacaTAATCGCCAAGCCGTTCAAGGAATATTCACAAACGAGTAACTTGTCTTTcttctgtttgttttgttcgcaGCTCTGACGTCATTTGttatcaaaatcgcgaaaagAATGTACCAATCGTCGGAGACTGTTGTTTTCTGTATTCTGTACACCGCGAGATTTACCTAATATTTTGGTATTTATACTTGGCGATGTGGCAACTtcatatttgttgttatttttgggATTGTTTATACCGCTCAAGGCGAAtttataataaatccaccttgataCCGCTTAATAAACATTTACCCCCGGCGTATTTCTGAATTGTACAATTTTATTCAGCCATCCAGAAATATATTTGTAACGGAGAATAGTtataaggaagtaaatattgttCAGAATGCGGAGTGAAGTGAAAACAGCCTTCCTGCAAACGTGCATTAACCATGGATGCTTGAGCACGGAGCAAATTCGCAATGTCCTAACGCCAATTGGTCAAGCATGTTAGTACACAATTTTAAACCCAGTTTTCTTATGCAATTTACACTGTGTTGTTATAGATGGCGCCGACAATGTAGTCCAAGatcttaaaaaattagtaatggaAATAAATGACGACTTAAAAGAATTGAATCAAgagttaaattttgtaaatcatCCCTTACTGGGTGaggagtttttggtttttggtcttACATTCGAAACGTCGGCCAGCAAGTTCCAGCGCCATTATAGTGAAGCAGATCAGATGTATTTTGCCAAATTAGTCGAAGCAATAGCTCCCCAAGGAGATTACGGAATATCGTGGACAGAAATTTACAATCTCCCGAATCTTACGCCAACTGCGAAGAAGCAATTGTCAAAGACCCGCATTcaaaatctaataaaaaaatggactgATCAGggatactttttgaaaattgatgataaaatatattttggtcCACGTATGTTAGTGGAATATGCAAGCCATCTAAAAACACATTACTCAGAATATGTCAAAGACTGTCCACTTTGCAAAAAGATTGTTTTATGGGTaagaaatgtaaatatatttataaacaaaaattaatttaattatatgcaGGATATAAAATGTTCGATGTGTGACGAAAAAATTCACAAGGAGTGTATAAAGACATTTTTAAAGCGAAACTCAAATTGTCCCTCTTGCCATCGAGTTTGGAGCACACCGTTGATTTAGGAAACTTCGTATCTATTTATTAGTTGCGTTTTTTATAAAGTTGTGGGAAATGTACTTATCCCTGTTAATAaatgtttaaaacaaaaactgtttaCCGTTTTGGAATCTTCGACTCATAACTTAAGCAATCGCGCCAGTTCTGTAATCCACTTCTGTAAATTCCATTGAAAATTTCCGCATTTACATTAAATCAGTGAACATTGACCTAATGGAGAAAGTTCAGTCCTGGCCCATTTCTCATTTTTGGTAGGAATAATACCCAGCTACGAAATACAGTTCA
Coding sequences within:
- the LOC129243009 gene encoding non-structural maintenance of chromosomes element 1 homolog gives rise to the protein MRSEVKTAFLQTCINHGCLSTEQIRNVLTPIGQAYGADNVVQDLKKLVMEINDDLKELNQELNFVNHPLLGEEFLVFGLTFETSASKFQRHYSEADQMYFAKLVEAIAPQGDYGISWTEIYNLPNLTPTAKKQLSKTRIQNLIKKWTDQGYFLKIDDKIYFGPRMLVEYASHLKTHYSEYVKDCPLCKKIVLWDIKCSMCDEKIHKECIKTFLKRNSNCPSCHRVWSTPLI